In one window of Vibrio sp. JC009 DNA:
- a CDS encoding ATP-binding protein, whose translation MDTANQTSVKCSLKKYYTLIKTKVRYRLLVLTTVPVLLTIVVLIGIALYWGLAYTWKNALTDVEERLWHAENFVETLKLRQSDQVKSIANSSELYRLFHSSEPGKNHRENEINRWLEDKEQQSSLDYLRWRRADDSFLKERLAESESQVTFLQVMDSFTLNSISTELRSQAHLSVLYSQGIESRGLVIRTLVPVYIDGKLAGGIDAGTLVNNSCKLVDSIRDHIYLMGEGYLAKEGTVTVFLDDLRIATNVPAENLNSKNRALGTYASQEVTERVIKNEEKYVDSAYVYDDWYISSYHALYDYKGNVVGMLYTGYKVWPLINQYLNNLLAIALMILATLVIGAWFVYRESQALFYPIERISNVVSCIRKGKDKRIGNIGLNDQHELNVLAEQFDRMLDLLQERNHRIKSDAELLEQKVEERTESLVTKTIELQHHIQLLNDTRDKLVVSEKLAALGKLTAGIAHEINNPTAVILGNTELLKYEFRDEPERGKEELDMILDQLDRIRKITRSLLQYSRSDDTCSELSQMDINALVKESAILVKSGIKPNKFTIDTELNATEFAEVSRSQLLQVLINLLMNAIQATGSAGSIKVSTENWVDKEACLGCVIRVCDNGAGIAPDDIAQIFDPFFTTKKEGTGLGLSVSQSLLEQVGGTIKVQSEPGKGSEFAIFLRSKAEFSDVS comes from the coding sequence ATGGACACAGCTAATCAAACCTCTGTAAAGTGTTCACTAAAAAAGTATTACACCTTAATTAAGACAAAGGTGCGCTATCGCCTGCTTGTTCTGACCACCGTACCTGTTCTTTTAACGATTGTTGTGCTGATAGGCATAGCCTTATATTGGGGCTTAGCGTATACGTGGAAAAATGCGTTAACGGATGTGGAAGAGAGGTTGTGGCATGCGGAGAACTTTGTAGAAACACTTAAACTGCGGCAGAGCGATCAGGTGAAGTCCATCGCAAACTCATCTGAATTGTATCGTCTGTTTCACTCTTCTGAGCCCGGTAAGAATCACCGGGAAAACGAAATAAATCGCTGGTTAGAAGACAAAGAGCAGCAAAGCAGCCTGGACTATTTAAGATGGCGCAGGGCGGACGACAGCTTCCTTAAAGAGCGGTTAGCAGAGTCAGAAAGTCAGGTGACTTTTCTGCAGGTCATGGATTCCTTCACGCTTAACTCAATTTCAACTGAGCTTCGAAGCCAGGCTCACCTGTCAGTTCTGTACTCCCAGGGTATTGAGTCCCGAGGGCTGGTGATCCGGACATTGGTACCTGTGTATATAGATGGCAAGCTTGCAGGTGGCATTGATGCAGGCACCTTAGTCAATAACAGCTGTAAGTTGGTTGATTCCATCCGGGATCATATCTACTTAATGGGTGAGGGTTATCTGGCTAAGGAAGGGACAGTCACCGTATTTTTGGATGACTTGCGTATTGCAACGAATGTTCCGGCAGAAAACCTGAACAGCAAAAACCGCGCATTAGGGACTTACGCTTCACAGGAAGTGACTGAGCGTGTAATTAAGAATGAAGAGAAGTATGTTGATAGTGCCTATGTGTATGATGACTGGTACATATCGTCATATCATGCGTTATACGACTATAAGGGTAATGTCGTGGGCATGCTTTATACCGGTTATAAAGTCTGGCCGCTGATAAATCAATATCTGAACAATCTGTTAGCAATAGCTTTGATGATTCTTGCCACTCTGGTCATTGGTGCATGGTTTGTATACCGGGAGTCGCAAGCGCTGTTTTATCCTATCGAGCGCATTTCAAATGTTGTTTCTTGTATACGAAAAGGAAAAGATAAGCGTATCGGCAATATTGGTCTGAACGATCAGCATGAGCTGAATGTGCTGGCTGAACAGTTTGACCGGATGCTGGATCTGCTGCAGGAAAGAAACCACAGAATTAAGAGTGATGCGGAATTACTGGAACAGAAGGTAGAAGAGCGCACGGAAAGTCTGGTAACGAAAACGATAGAGCTGCAGCATCATATTCAGCTACTTAACGACACCAGGGATAAGCTGGTGGTCAGTGAAAAATTGGCGGCACTGGGTAAGCTGACGGCGGGTATTGCTCACGAGATAAATAACCCGACCGCCGTGATTCTTGGAAATACCGAGCTGCTTAAGTATGAGTTCAGAGATGAACCTGAGCGGGGAAAAGAAGAGCTGGATATGATTTTAGATCAGCTCGACCGCATCAGAAAAATCACCAGAAGCCTGCTACAGTACAGTCGTAGCGATGATACCTGCAGTGAGTTGAGTCAGATGGATATCAATGCGTTGGTTAAAGAGAGCGCCATACTGGTAAAATCGGGTATTAAACCGAACAAGTTTACGATTGATACAGAGCTGAACGCGACTGAGTTTGCTGAGGTAAGCCGAAGCCAGCTCCTTCAGGTGTTGATTAACCTTCTGATGAATGCCATTCAGGCAACCGGGAGTGCGGGAAGCATAAAGGTTTCTACTGAAAACTGGGTAGATAAAGAAGCGTGTCTTGGTTGTGTTATCCGGGTTTGTGATAACGGAGCTGGCATAGCGCCTGATGATATAGCGCAGATTTTCGATCCGTTTTTTACTACCAAAAAAGAGGGTACAGGCTTAGGCCTTTCCGTATCTCAAAGCCTGCTTGAACAGGTGGGTGGAACGATTAAGGTACAATCCGAGCCGGGTAAAGGTTCTGAGTTTGCTATTTTCCTCCGCTCAAAAGCAGAATTTAGTGATGTATCTTAA
- a CDS encoding DUF1016 N-terminal domain-containing protein: MTDKKTPQSSFENQVSGLIYAIRQRAGVAEGSGLAQVYWQVGSCIRNEIVKGELAAFEEQIVTVLSERLTGEFGSDWSQEHLHSCIKFAQVFPHTEIVNALCDQLSWDHLKVLIYVDDPVKRQFYTNMAIQERWPVCTLGKRIGSEPADSPEKAE; the protein is encoded by the coding sequence ATGACTGATAAAAAAACGCCTCAATCTAGCTTTGAAAATCAAGTGTCCGGACTTATTTATGCTATCAGGCAGCGTGCCGGGGTGGCAGAAGGTTCCGGACTAGCACAGGTTTACTGGCAAGTCGGAAGCTGTATCCGTAATGAGATAGTGAAGGGCGAACTCGCCGCGTTTGAAGAACAAATAGTTACGGTTCTTTCTGAACGGTTAACCGGCGAGTTTGGCAGTGACTGGAGTCAGGAACATTTACACTCTTGCATCAAATTTGCGCAAGTGTTTCCCCATACCGAGATTGTTAATGCGCTGTGTGATCAACTGAGCTGGGATCATCTGAAAGTTCTGATTTATGTCGATGACCCGGTAAAAAGGCAGTTTTATACCAATATGGCGATTCAGGAGCGCTGGCCAGTTTGTACTCTGGGTAAACGAATAGGTTCTGAACCTGCAGATAGCCCGGAAAAAGCGGAATAA
- the lysA gene encoding diaminopimelate decarboxylase, giving the protein MTRLIEPVYYHQRELQMESCQIRALAEKVTTPFYCYSTARLLDNVRRCKDAFESRGIQIHYAMKANSTLHILQLLAEQGLGVDLVSGGEMERALATGFAAQRMILSGVGKSTAELNAAIEIGVGQFNVESAEELALLAELAERQNAQVTVALRVNPDVTVNTHKNITTGQKGNKFGIELERVTELSQQYAGNRHLTIKGLAMHIGSQLCDAEPYRIAIGKMMSLVEQLAQEGVEITRLDLGGGFGIDYGQGSALDFETIADVIATGTRHFKGTVIVEPGRSLVADTGVLVSRINYVKKADPKTFVILDAGMNDLMRPALYQAVHPIVTVAEPVADSTQEYDIVGPICESTDTFVRDYPLSDELQAGDLVVFPYTGAYCSVMNSAYNSRTIIPEIMVNGAEAKIIRQPISQQALMAFEQNVQVL; this is encoded by the coding sequence GTGACACGACTAATCGAGCCAGTTTATTATCATCAGCGAGAGTTGCAAATGGAATCCTGTCAGATCCGTGCGCTTGCTGAAAAGGTGACAACACCTTTTTACTGCTATTCCACAGCCCGTTTACTGGACAATGTGCGTCGCTGCAAAGATGCTTTTGAGTCGCGGGGCATTCAGATTCACTACGCAATGAAGGCCAATAGCACCCTTCATATTCTGCAGTTGCTCGCTGAGCAGGGGCTGGGTGTCGACCTGGTTTCCGGAGGTGAGATGGAGCGAGCTTTAGCCACTGGTTTTGCCGCTCAGCGTATGATTTTATCGGGTGTGGGGAAAAGTACGGCTGAACTCAATGCAGCCATTGAAATAGGTGTGGGGCAGTTTAATGTGGAATCTGCCGAAGAGCTGGCACTGTTAGCCGAGTTGGCCGAACGGCAAAATGCTCAGGTCACTGTAGCATTGCGGGTGAACCCCGATGTAACGGTTAATACCCATAAAAATATTACTACGGGCCAAAAAGGTAATAAGTTTGGTATTGAGTTGGAGCGAGTGACAGAGCTGAGTCAGCAATACGCTGGTAATCGCCACCTGACTATCAAAGGCCTGGCGATGCACATAGGTTCGCAGCTTTGCGATGCTGAGCCTTATCGTATCGCGATTGGCAAAATGATGTCTTTGGTTGAACAGTTGGCACAAGAAGGCGTTGAAATTACCCGCCTGGATTTGGGTGGAGGTTTTGGCATTGACTACGGCCAAGGTTCTGCTCTGGACTTTGAAACCATCGCTGACGTAATCGCTACAGGAACCCGGCATTTTAAGGGCACAGTAATTGTTGAGCCCGGGCGTTCTTTGGTCGCTGATACCGGAGTTCTGGTATCGCGTATAAATTATGTGAAGAAGGCTGATCCCAAAACGTTTGTTATTCTCGATGCAGGAATGAATGACCTGATGCGTCCTGCGCTGTATCAAGCGGTTCATCCTATCGTGACCGTCGCTGAGCCAGTGGCAGATTCTACACAGGAATATGATATCGTCGGCCCTATTTGCGAAAGTACAGATACCTTTGTGCGTGATTATCCGCTAAGTGATGAATTGCAAGCGGGTGATCTAGTGGTATTCCCATACACGGGCGCTTACTGTTCGGTGATGAATTCAGCCTATAACAGCCGTACTATCATTCCTGAGATAATGGTAAATGGTGCTGAAGCCAAGATTATTCGCCAGCCGATAAGTCAGCAGGCACTGATGGCATTTGAACAAAATGTACAGGTGTTATAG
- a CDS encoding sigma-54 dependent transcriptional regulator, producing the protein MPKHTNTATQQNENSVIRKYQAISVLIVDDEEGMQSLLTKILGKFFVNISCASSIEEAEELRSRHYFDIVILDVNLPGRSGIEWNELFDDPNDNARVIFMTGYADLETTIAAIKLGASDFILKPFNMDQMIQSVTQCANKLLADRMHYAVTRDFQRFVPGEIIGQSEKTKKLLATIEQYAPSMATVLIQGESGTGKELVARGLHEKSGRSGPFVPVNCGAISEDLLESELFGHVANSRNGFTSAREGMFKVANSGTLFLDAVNEMPDSVQLSLLRVLEERKIRAVGSDQSIKIDVRIIAATNKNLKQEVAEGRFRKDLFYRLNVLQIDIAPLRERKADLGELASYFQNSICTENGITAPVWSDKDYFTLREYDWPGNIRELKNMVERCLLLGKSPYQCRSELNLDVGALQSKIHLASSHDGFSDPFADFSTGKSNGYPSEWTLKDVEKSHIQQVFHEHDGNKSAAAKQLGVSRKTLERKFKDWESQSG; encoded by the coding sequence ATGCCTAAACATACAAACACAGCTACGCAGCAAAATGAAAACTCCGTAATTAGGAAATACCAGGCGATATCCGTTCTTATCGTTGATGATGAAGAAGGAATGCAGTCTTTACTGACTAAAATTCTCGGGAAGTTCTTTGTCAACATTTCCTGTGCTTCCAGCATAGAAGAGGCAGAAGAGCTCAGATCCCGTCACTATTTCGATATCGTTATTCTCGATGTCAACCTTCCGGGACGCAGCGGAATCGAATGGAATGAACTATTCGATGACCCGAACGACAATGCCCGGGTCATTTTTATGACCGGATACGCCGATCTTGAGACGACTATTGCAGCCATTAAACTGGGTGCGTCTGACTTTATTCTTAAGCCGTTCAATATGGATCAGATGATCCAGTCTGTTACTCAATGTGCAAACAAGCTCCTGGCTGACCGCATGCACTATGCCGTGACGCGTGACTTTCAGCGCTTTGTGCCGGGAGAGATTATTGGCCAGTCAGAAAAGACCAAAAAACTGCTGGCAACCATAGAGCAGTATGCGCCTTCAATGGCAACTGTGTTGATTCAGGGCGAGTCCGGGACCGGTAAAGAACTGGTTGCGAGAGGGCTGCATGAGAAAAGCGGACGCTCGGGGCCATTTGTACCGGTCAATTGCGGTGCAATTTCTGAAGACTTACTGGAAAGTGAACTTTTCGGTCATGTAGCGAACTCAAGAAACGGATTTACCAGCGCCCGGGAAGGCATGTTCAAGGTGGCTAATTCCGGTACGCTGTTTTTAGATGCGGTGAATGAGATGCCCGATTCAGTTCAGCTCTCGCTGCTACGCGTGCTTGAAGAGCGTAAGATACGCGCGGTTGGTTCAGATCAGTCCATTAAGATTGATGTCAGAATCATTGCCGCTACCAATAAAAATCTTAAACAGGAAGTTGCAGAAGGGCGCTTTCGTAAAGATCTTTTTTACAGGCTGAATGTCTTGCAGATTGATATTGCTCCTTTGCGGGAGCGCAAAGCGGATCTGGGAGAGCTTGCTTCCTATTTCCAAAACAGCATATGTACAGAGAATGGCATTACTGCGCCGGTATGGAGTGACAAAGACTATTTCACCTTGCGTGAGTATGACTGGCCAGGCAATATTCGCGAGCTGAAAAATATGGTGGAGCGCTGCTTATTGCTTGGGAAGTCACCTTACCAATGCCGCTCAGAACTTAATCTGGATGTCGGAGCGCTGCAGAGTAAGATTCATCTTGCGTCGTCACATGACGGCTTCAGCGATCCATTTGCTGATTTCAGCACTGGCAAGTCGAATGGTTATCCCAGTGAGTGGACCCTGAAGGATGTGGAGAAGTCACATATTCAGCAGGTCTTTCATGAACATGACGGCAATAAATCCGCTGCAGCCAAGCAGTTGGGTGTATCCCGAAAGACGCTGGAGCGCAAGTTTAAAGACTGGGAAAGTCAGAGTGGCTGA